The proteins below come from a single Papaver somniferum cultivar HN1 chromosome 11, ASM357369v1, whole genome shotgun sequence genomic window:
- the LOC113323322 gene encoding uncharacterized protein LOC113323322, with protein sequence MAAFRWILQLHKDVPKAAKFYSEGLDFSINVCTLRWAELQSGPLKLALMQHQPNTNTNTNSDPVVQKEYSSVLSFTVTDINSSVTKLLALGAELDGPIKHEVHGKIAAMRCIDGHMLGLYEPL encoded by the exons ATGGCAGCATTCAGGTGGATTCTTCAACTACACAAAGATGTTCCAAAAGCTGCAAAATTCTACTCAGAAGGTTTAGATTTCAGCATTAATGTCTGTACTCTCAGGTGGGCTGAACTTCAATCTGGTCCTCTTAAACTTGCTCTTATGCAACATCAACCCAACACCAACACTAACACCAACAG TGACCCTGTGGTGCAGAAGGAGTACTCTTCAGTTTTATCCTTCACGGTGACTGACATTAACAGTTCAGTCACAAAGCTGTTGGCATTAGGAGCTGAACTTGATGGACCTATCAAACACGAAGTCCATGGAAAG ATAGCAGCCATGAGGTGCATCGATGGACACATGTTGGGACTTTACGAGCCGCTTTGA
- the LOC113320553 gene encoding uncharacterized protein At5g41620-like — MERRENSLKSAAKKKEALRVKLKQEVYQQQRSGGGGGGIGGGPCTTPSPTWKFAIDDDNDVKGSSSSSIISSNTSTADHISARKLGADLWELNQITFGQRMGKGNGFKQQQQLHHHKEKIEPPHQLRNHGHGVNPASNQLHQEPERPSNLRRLVESTLMKHCRSTTGNASALPPLSPMSFSSSMEVTTYNPAITTPSSSVAPRGKDGASGYSLKTSTELLKVLNRIWSLEEQHTVNTSIVKSLKLELEQARSRIRELVRVRQADRREVDELVKQVTEEKLVRKNKEQGRIKNAVQSVRDELEAERKLRKRSESLHRKLARELTEVKSSLSTALKDLQRERNVQVLLEQLCDEFAKGIGDYDQEVRTLKKKLEKDDSDNDLSDKNDDSEDANDRLILHVSEAWLDERMQMKLADSQSDFAQRNTIVEKLSSEIQTFLQAKNSGSVKNDIHLPKNMVKENRLRRLSQDSVHLPVSAPKDVSCEEVDSASSDSQCFEINNSKCGKAINSRETLEENLVEKRKSNLTKKKLVTHERTYSHNQYNMKEFEEQMGWASSCNGNNNREHDDDKVGNGETSPVEISISQNFEISEVTRTPVNSHERKGKRNETQGLNTNAALNSLIRNKILLSDARNVRPENHGKEEVEDSYSYPVWRGHASPVQPWVTRLDSPDMGITESSSKWASNNVKESTLKARLLEARLEGQHSRLKGSKAQNLS; from the exons atggaaagaagagaaaatagtttAAAGTCAGCAGCAAAAAAGAAGGAAGCTTTGAGAGTAAAGTTGAAACAAGAGGTTTATCAACAACagagaagtggtggtggtggtggtggtattggTGGTGGACCTTGTACTACTCCATCACCCACATGGAAATTTGctattgatgatgataatgatgtgaaaggaagcagcagcagctccATTATTTCTTCTAATACTAGTACCGCTGATCATATTTCTGCAAGGAAACTTGGTGCAGACCTTTGGGAGTTGAATCAAATCACATTTGGTCAAAGAATGGGGAAAGGAAATGGTTTTaagcaacaacagcagctgcACCACCATAAAGAAAAGATTGAACCTCCTCACCAGCTCAGGAACCATGGCCATGGTGTTAATCCTGCTTCTAATCAACTCCACCAG GAGCCAGAACGCCCAAGTAATTTGAGGAGGCTTGTTGAATCAACATTAATGAAACACTGTCGATCTACCACAGGGAATGCTAGTGCCCTCCCACCTCTTTCACCAATGAGTTTTAGTAGTTCAATGGAG GTGACGACTTATAACCCGGCCATTACCACTCCTAGTAGTTCTGTGGCTCCTAGGGGTAAGGATGGAGCATCTGGTTACTCTCTTAAAACATCTACAGAGCTATTAAAGGTGTTGAATAGGATTTGGAGCCTCGAAGAACAGCACACAGTGAATACGTCAattgtgaaatcattgaaacTGGAGCTGGAACAAGCTCGATCTCGCATCAGGGAGCTGGTTCGAGTGAGACAGGCAGACCGCCGCGAAGTAGATGAGTTAGTTAAGCAAGTAACTGAAGAAAAACTCGTACGGAAGAACAAGGAACAAGGCCGCATAAAAAATGCGGTTCAGTCCGTGAGAGATGAACTCGAGGCTGAGAGGAAGTTACGGAAGAGATCAGAAAGCCTGCACAGGAAGCTGGCTCGAGAGCTGACAGAGGTGAAATCTTCCTTATCAACAGCACTGAAAGATTTACAAAGAGAACGTAATGTACAGGTGTTATTGGAACAGCTATGTGATGAGTTTGCGAAAGGAATAGGAGACTATGATCAAGAGGTGAGGACTCTAAAGAAAAAGCTTGAGAAAGATGACAGTGACAATGATCTTTCGGATAAGAATGATGACAGCGAGGATGCTAATGATCGTCTAATACTTCATGTTTCCGAAGCATGGCTTGATGAACGTATGCAGATGAAGCTTGCAGATTCTCAATCTGACTTTGCACAAAGGAATACAATAGTGGAgaagttaagttcagaaattcagACTTTTCTTCAGGCCAAAAACTCTGGTTCTGTGAAAAATGATATCCATCTCCCAAAGAATATGGTAAAGGAAAACCGATTACGCCGACTTTCTCAAGACTCGGTTCATTTGCCTGTAAGTGCACCTAAGGATGTCAGTTGTGAAGAGGTGGATTCTGCAAGTAGTGATTCCCAGTGTTTTGAGATAAATAACAGCAAGTGCGGCAAAGCAATTAACAGCAGGGAAACATTGGAAGAAAATTTAGTGGAAAAGAGGAAATCTAACCTGACAAAGAAAAAACTTGTTACCCATGAAAGGACCTACAGCCATAACCAGTACAACATGAAAGAGTTTGAAGAGCAAATGGGGTGGGCTAGCTCATGCAACGGAAACAATAACCGGGAACATGATGATGATAAAGTAGGAAATGGGGAAACTAGTCCTGTTGAAATAAGCATTTCTCAAAACTTTGAAATTTCTGAGGTCACGCGTACACCGGTTAACAGCCATGAAAGGAAAGGTAAACGAAATGAGACGCAAGGATTAAACACGAATGCTGCACTGAATAGCTTAATTAGAAACAAGATACTTTTGTCAGATGCAAGGAATGTACGTCCTGAAAATCATGGCAAGGAAGAAGTAGAAGATTCATACAGCTACCCAGTGTGGAGGGGTCATGCCAGTCCTGTGCAACCATGGGTAACTAGATTGGATTCACCTGATATGGGCATAACTGAATCCTCTTCAAAATGGGCAAGCAACAACGTAAAGGAGAGTACATTGAAAGCGAGATTACTTGAAGCAAGATTAGAAGGTCAGCATTCTCGTCTAAAAGGTTCAAAGGCTCAGAATTTAAGTTAA